The following DNA comes from Erigeron canadensis isolate Cc75 chromosome 3, C_canadensis_v1, whole genome shotgun sequence.
CAATTTAGTAGGAATATTGATAGGCAAAACGGATCGAACAGCTTTCCGAGCTCGTTTCGAAACCCtcttaaaaacattttcaacAAACTTAATCAACAAATCCAAACTCctgtcatcttcttcttcttcctcgtcatcatcttcatcgtcgtcatcatcatcgtaATCATTAAAAGTAATATTCCGGTTCCAATTCCTCGAACCCACCGCCGGATTCTCACTTTCCTAATAAACGATCCATACACAACCCATCAACagcaatataatatatataagaaaatagaATGTAAATATACTAGTAATAAAGAATGACCTGAGGAGGGAAATTGGTGGGACGGCGAGTAGCTTGAAGATGGAAAGTGGGGTTTGGTTGGTGAAATGAGAGGTTACCGGAAATAGAAAGATGTTGTGATGGTTTGGAAATGGATAGATATTGTGGTTGACTtgacgatgatgaagaagatgggaAAGTGATGGAAGATGTTGCCATGGTTTAGTTTTTGAGTGAgcaaaaatatttagttttgtgTCTGTCTGTGTGGTAcagtttttgttttggtttttgtttgtgTGTACTTTGAGAATTGAGATTTTGACTGGGGATTGGGTTTTCGACCGCTTGTAAAACTACGTTTtgtatggatttttttttaagtttgaaaCATTAGAACTTACTAAGATGATTGAATATCGAATTTTAACTGGATCTCTGAGATATAAAAGGAATTGTTTGACCATTACGGTACTGGAAAACGATTGTAAAATTGTAATGTATTAAACACACGCTGCCAAAGCCTATGAATCTATGATTCATGGAAGAATTTATATGGAACTAGTTTGTTATCAACATAAGAACATGttaaatttacatttaaacAAGCTGAATCTTCGCATTATTATGCAATTTATGCAACTAACTTctaattatcaaaattttgacGTTTTGTTTTTATGTCTCACTGTTACAAGGCAAGAAAACCAACCAACACTTAAAATAGGGATGCAATGCAAACCAACTTAGAGGTGGCCTCCAGGTTAACATCGTATGATTTTTACAAGAAGTCTTTAGTTCGAATATGGCTAGATGTATCAATGGGGTACCCGGAGGAAGGTTTTAAACGGCCACAGGATATTCCGGATAGGCTATATATTTCTAAGTTAGCAAGACTCGTCTTGTTTGAATAAGgaaaacatcatttttataTCCATCTATACTTGAATTTTTGCTGAAAATTGGCCAAATTTGTTTGTCCCTAAGGCTAAACGGAGTGGCATATTTTTCGGCTGACCCTCGCCCCTTTCCACCCGACGTCGGCCCCCACACCACCCCCGTCCACCGACTTCTCTTTTGCCCGACTCACCCACCTCGCCCGACTCCTCTTTGACCATTCCGAAAATCAATGTCTTTTCCTCTTTCCCATGCCATTAACggctctttttccttttttttttcttttacctcctataaatcattaaaaccaaTCATTGAAAGTGTCGCATGGCACAAGTTGCCCCTTACTTAAAAACTCACCCATCTCCACCCTTTTTGAGGGGCAACTCTTTTTATCCTCCATGGCACATGGCACAAATCGCTCCCTCCTTTCCCCGAcaccactcctcttagtctaaCAATTACAATCGGCTGTTTGCAAGTTGCAATTATGTTGAACGTCTTTCAAGACATTGTCGTTGCAATCATTAACCATCATCACAAACACAATCCTCGAAGAACACCACTATTGCATCTATCACCAACA
Coding sequences within:
- the LOC122593391 gene encoding protein SHORT HYPOCOTYL IN WHITE LIGHT 1 translates to MATSSITFPSSSSSSSQPQYLSISKPSQHLSISGNLSFHQPNPTFHLQATRRPTNFPPQESENPAVGSRNWNRNITFNDYDDDDDDEDDDEEEEEDDRSLDLLIKFVENVFKRVSKRARKAVRSVLPINIPTKLVGFSVNGVLILAFFWILKAFLEVVCTLGSVVFVSILLVRGVWTGISYFQDGRYRRTNDYDGDNQAWTGTQPT